AGGACGCACTCGACCCGGCCTGGATTCTCAACCCCGGTAAGATGTTCGAGCCCTTCGACATGTGGCAGGTCCCGCGTGTGCGCGATTGGCGTTTCCCGTGGGATCATTGATCGAATCGGGCGCATAAAAAAGCCTCCCGGTTTACCCGGAAGGCTTTTTTTTATAAATGGTGTAGTGAGGCTCTAGAGCTTCATTTGGTTCGCCATGTTGTCCAAGACCTGCTCAAGGTCGCCGCCATCGGATTCGGTGGTGAAGCCGATGAATTTGTGCATGTCATTGAGATCACCGGCTGTGAGAAGGGTACACATGTAGCGTTTGTAGGTCTTCCCGTCGATGTTTTCGGTTTCAATCCCGGTAATGCGGTTCCAGGGGCGACCATTGAGCTCAAATGTTGAGGAGCTCGTAATCGTCATGACCTCGCCAAGGCGTTCGGTGACATGGTTCCTTGATCGTGCCATGACCATGTCACGGATCGCCGTGTGTTTATCGAGGGGTTCAGGAACATTGTGGAGACTATACGTGAAAATGATGATTGTTCTGAAATTACCAGCAATCAGTTCATCGGGGCGGTAGATGAAAAGGGTCTTTCCGCTGCTGTTGTATGTTTGTCTAGTCTCCGTAATCAGGTTCATGACCCTTTGGGAGCCTGTTGAGGCCTCCGCATGAGCGAGTGACTCGAACTCCTCCGGCGTACTCGCCTGATAACCGGGTGGCAGCGGGAACGAAAATCCGCGCCGACCCACGTTTTGGGCACTTACCGTGTTGTTGGCGACGGTGGGGGTTTCGAGGGTGAGGCATCCGCCCAGGATGAGAGTGGCGCAAAACAGCAGGATAACAGGAGTATAACGCATGTGAGAGGTATGCGTGATGTGCCTGCTACGGACAAGTTATTATTACTTACTCAGTGTATAATGGAATAGCTGTTGATTGGGTAAAGTACCTCTAATGGGCCGTCTTTGCCGCTGTAGATGTTTCCGTTGGGATGTTGGCGGCATCCGTCCTGTCGGTGGGCGGTGGGGCGATTTCTTCGGGGGTGCGCTGATAGCCTGTGAGCAGAGAGGCCGTCATCATCTCCATCGCATCGGTCATGCGGGTGAGGTCATTCGGGCGTGCCCATCCTTCCACCGCGTAGAGCATATCTTTGCTTCGTGTGATAGCGTAGAGAAAGTACCACTCGACAGGCTTGGGAGCGTCAGGAGAGGGGACTTCCGAAGGTTCCTCGAATGCGTCTGCTGAGGCCGTTTGATCCGAGGTTTCGTCTGATGTTTGGGGTTCCGAGTCTGCGGTGGACTGGTCGAGGTCGGGGTAGGTAAATGGGGTCGCCAGGCGTGCGGCTAGCCAGACCCATTGGCGGCCTGCTATCGTACGCGTCTCGACGGAGACGTCCGTAGCTTCCGTGGCGAGGGTGCCCGCCAGCCAGCTTGCCAGGCTGCTCAGGTTGCCGTCCCTGAGCGGGGGAAATGCCGCGGCTCCGGCAGTGTTATGGGCATTGATGGTGCTGAAAACCAGGAAGGGCGAGGGCGCTGCCATATCCTGCTGATCGAGAGAGACCAGCAAGATGTCCTCGCCACCGGTGCTGAAGTAGGCGCGGTAGTTCGGGCGGCGATAGAGAAGCAGGTCGGCGCGCAGTTTCTGCTCAAGGGCCTGAGTGGCCGTGATGGACGAAAAGCCCGAGGCCTCCTCGGTCTCCAGCCACTGGGGCGTATAGGGGACGTGCGGCAGGTACTCGGGCAGGGCCTGTGCGGTGAAACCAGCCGGGACATCGACCTGATAGCCGCGCGGGATGGCCGCTGAGCTGGTGATGCTCTCAGCGGTCAGGGTGGCTGGCTCAGTCGTGAGGCATCCGCTCAGGGCGGGCAGGCTCAGCAGCAGGACGGCGGCAAGCAGTCGGCTGAAACGCGGTTGATCCGTCGAAACGTGCGGCATGGAGCAGGGACTATGTGAGAGAAGCCGAGACGAGCTCAAGCTGATAGGTGAGGGATTGGGAAGGCGCTTCGGACGCACAGACGTGCAGCTTTAGTAGTGCTGCTTGCCGTCTACGTAGATGCGCACAGAGGAGGCGTTTTCAGGCATAAAGTTATCCGGCGGGAAATGCCAGGTGCCGATGATCTGGTTAAGCGCCTGGACGTGGCGATCAAGGCTATCGGCCGGGCCGGTGAGGATGATGCGGTAGCTGCCATGCTTACGTGCGCCGTAGGTCAGGAGCATGGCCTCCTGCGGGTCGGCGAGGACGGAGGTGGGCTGGCGCAGGTAGAGCTGCTGCCAGGGGCGGTCGTCGATCTCAAGGGTGTCGTCACCGGCCAGTTGCAGGTCCGGCTGTCGTGCGAGCAGACTCGCCAGGGACTTGCGGGCCCAGTCCTCCTGCGTGGTTGACCAGGGGCCGGTCTCGATCAGCACGTAGATGCCCTCCTGATAGGCGAGGGCGCTGATCTCCTCGGTGTTGTAAAGGATGCGCCATCCAGCCGGGATGAGGACACGGTACGGGTAGGTCTTGCCGTGCAGGACCGTGCGAACCGTCAGCGGCTGCGTGTTGGTACGGGCGGCTTTCAATGCGGGCAGACTGAGGTCGGGACCGGTGCCCGTGGCGGCAGGGTTGGACTCAGGCTGAGGTGTGGTGGGCGTGGGCTGCTCGGGTGCTGGCGGTGTGTTTTTATCCGGGGCAGCAGGCGTGGTTTCCGGCTCACTTTTCGGCTTCGGTTTGGCGGGTTTGCCGTCGAGGTCCTGCTCGATCTCGTTGAGCGTGCCGACTTCGAGGTCAAGGAGTTCGTTGAACTTGCCGACGGTGTCCGACTGGACAATCTCCGGGACGAATTCCGCCGTCGCTTCCCAATCGCCTGCGATGGGCGTTTCAGCCTCGGAGGGCGTGTCCTCAGTCGTCGTTTCGTCCAGACTATCGAGATAAAGATAGCCCGCCAAACTGGCCAGGCCCAGCCCGGCCGAAAATAGCAGTAGGTAGCTCGCCCGCATAATCCGAGTCATACTTTAGCCAGGATGGCGCCGGGTACAACCCCGAAGCCACCCGTCACGCTGAGGCTCATCCCTTATTTTTTTCGCCTTTGGGTAGAGAGCTGAGGATAATCAGGTTATTGACCAGGATGACGATAAGCCAAGGGAGAGGATGATTGAGGGCTTCCTTGAGCGGAGAGTCTGGGTGGGGCCACCCAAGCCAGGTCATGACGACCAGAGCGAAGAGAATCCAACCGAGGCATTGACGTTTAACCAGAGACATGGGCAAGCGTTGTTGAGGGTGTACCGACAAAAACAGGCTGCCCGGTGAGGGGCAGCCTGTCGAGGTAAAGTCAGTGGTGGAGCGGCGCGCTCAGCCTTCAGCTTTGAGGCGGTTAAAGGCCGAGACGAGGGCCTTCAGGCCGGCCATCTCGATGGAGCTGTCGATACCGCAGCCCCAGGTCAGCCGCCCGGTATCCTCGTCCTGCAGCTGGACATAGGCGGCGCTGTTGGAGGCCGAGCCTTTACCCACGGAGTGGGAGCGGTAGTCGGTCAGGCGGAAGTGCTTCCAGCCCTGCTGATCCACGGCGTTGACAAAGGCGCTGATCGGGCCGTTACCGGTGCCCTCGATCTGGAGTGACTTACCCTGGTACATGACCTGCGCCATGCAGCGGACCATGCCGGGAGTCTCCGTCTGGTGAAACAGCTCGTACTCGCCCAGCTCCAGCGGGTCGGTCAAGTTGACAAAGTTCTGCTCAAAGACCTCGCGGATTTCGTCGGCGTTGAGCTCCTTTTGCTGGCGGTCGGCCTCGTCGTTGACGACCTTGCCGACCTCCGGGTGCATGCTCTTGGGGAGCTCCAGCCCGTGCTCGGTGTCCATGATGTAGGCCACGCCGCCCTTGCCACTCTGGCTGTTGATGCGGATGATGGCCTCGTAGGTCCGGCCGATGTCCTCGGGGTCGATGGTCAGGTACGGGACCTCCCACGCCGGGTGCTCCTCGTCCGACTTTTTGCGGCGGTCCAGCCCCTTCTTGATGGCGTCCTGATGGCTACCGGAAAAGGCCGTGAAGACCAGCTCGCCGCCGTAGGGATGGCGCTCGTGTACGCCCATGCGGGTGCAGCGCTCATAGACGGCACGGATGCTGGAGAGGTCGGAGAAGTCCAGCCCGGTCTCGATGCCGTGGCTGTTCATGTTCAAGGCGACGTTGACGATGTCGAGGTTACCGGTGCGCTCGCCGTTCCCGAAGAGCGTGCCCTCGACGCGGTCGGCCCCGGCCAGTAAGCCCAGCTCGGTGGCGGCCACGCCGGTGCCGCGGTCGTTGTGGGTGTGCAGGGAGACGAACACTGTGTCGCGGTTCTTGATCGTGCGGCAGAAGTACTCGATCTGGTCGGCATGGACATTCGGGGTGGTCCACTCGACGGTCGCAGGCAGATTCAGGATCATGCGGCGCTCCTGAGTGGGCTTCCACTGGTCCATGACGGCCTCGCAGATCTCGATCGCGTAGTCGATCTCGGTGTCGTTAAAGCTCTCGGGCGAGTACTCCATGGTGATCTCGCTGCCCTCAGCCTCGGCTTCATCGGCCAACTGGCGCACCAACTGGGCACCCTTGATGGCGATCTGCTTGATGTCGTCCTTGCTGGCGTCGGAGAAGGTGATCTTGCGCTGCAGCGGGGAGGTGGAGTTGTAGAGGTGCACGATGGCGCGCTTGACGCCCTTCAAGGCCTCGAAGGAGCGACGGATCAAATGCTCGCGGGCCTGCACCAGAATCTGGACCTGCACGTCGTCGGGGATCTCGTTCTGCTCCACCAGGCGGCGCAGGAAGTCGAACTCAGTCTGGGAGGCCGAGGGGAAGCCCACCTCGATCTGCTTGAAGCCGATCTTCACGAGCAGGCGGAACATCTCCAGCTTCTCCTCGATGTTCATCGGGATGGCGAGGGCCTGATTGCCGTCGCGCAGATCAACGCTGCACCAGATGGGAGCGTTTTCGATCACGCGGTCCGGCCATTGGCGGTCCTTCAGCGGGATGCTGAAGCGCCGGTGGAAGGGGACGTACTTGCGAATACTGGAGGGTTTCATGAAAAGCCGTTTGTGGGAAAAGGTTGAACGTTAGGTAAACCGGAAAAAGCACTCAAGCGTGCAATGAAGAATAGACACAACACCTCTGTGGGGTGATTCAATCCGTGTCTGAGTGGCCGATCCAACGGCCTCGCCCCGCCTCGGGGGCATGTGACATCCCGCTACTCCCCCTCAGGGGAGAAGCACCGAACCAAGAAGGTGGCGGAATGCTGCGACGTTCATGAGACGCCAATATCCGCCCGCAAAGGCCGATTGTCAAGGCTTCCCTGTGCGGGCATTTTTTGGCTGCTATTGGGGAAGGAACCGGCTACAACACCGTTATTATGCCACTACAAGGCAAAACCATTGTCCTCGGCGTCACCGGCTCTATCGCTGCCTACAAGGCCGCCGATATCGCCTCCCAGCTCACACGGCTGGGCGCCAGTGTGCACTGTGTGATGACCAAAGAGGCCACGCACATCATCGGACCGCTCACGCTGCAGACGCTCTCCCGCAACCCGGTGGGGACGGATATGTGGCAGCAGTCGAAGGACTGGCAGCCGGAGCACATCGAGCTGGCTGACTCAGCTGATCTGTTTCTGGTCGCGCCTGCCACCGCGAACATCATTGCCTGTTTCGCCCATGGGCTCGCACCGGACCTGCTGACCTCGATCTACCTGGCCACGCTGGCACCGGTCATCATTGCCCCAGCCATGAAT
This genomic interval from Ruficoccus sp. ZRK36 contains the following:
- the leuA gene encoding 2-isopropylmalate synthase; translation: MKPSSIRKYVPFHRRFSIPLKDRQWPDRVIENAPIWCSVDLRDGNQALAIPMNIEEKLEMFRLLVKIGFKQIEVGFPSASQTEFDFLRRLVEQNEIPDDVQVQILVQAREHLIRRSFEALKGVKRAIVHLYNSTSPLQRKITFSDASKDDIKQIAIKGAQLVRQLADEAEAEGSEITMEYSPESFNDTEIDYAIEICEAVMDQWKPTQERRMILNLPATVEWTTPNVHADQIEYFCRTIKNRDTVFVSLHTHNDRGTGVAATELGLLAGADRVEGTLFGNGERTGNLDIVNVALNMNSHGIETGLDFSDLSSIRAVYERCTRMGVHERHPYGGELVFTAFSGSHQDAIKKGLDRRKKSDEEHPAWEVPYLTIDPEDIGRTYEAIIRINSQSGKGGVAYIMDTEHGLELPKSMHPEVGKVVNDEADRQQKELNADEIREVFEQNFVNLTDPLELGEYELFHQTETPGMVRCMAQVMYQGKSLQIEGTGNGPISAFVNAVDQQGWKHFRLTDYRSHSVGKGSASNSAAYVQLQDEDTGRLTWGCGIDSSIEMAGLKALVSAFNRLKAEG
- a CDS encoding flavoprotein, which gives rise to MPLQGKTIVLGVTGSIAAYKAADIASQLTRLGASVHCVMTKEATHIIGPLTLQTLSRNPVGTDMWQQSKDWQPEHIELADSADLFLVAPATANIIACFAHGLAPDLLTSIYLATLAPVIIAPAMNGKMYRHPATQANMDTLRARGTQFIEPQKGGMLACGYEGEGKLSPVDEIVARVAAFFQKNH